The window TCGGCAAGCCTATGTCGGCCTGCAGGGGTCATGGGGCAGCGTGCAAGCTGGCCGCCTGTACAGCCCCTATGACGAGCTTTTCATCAACTTCCGGCAGAACTACAGCGCCTTCACCTTTGAATCCGACAGCCTGACCGCAAACAACGGCATTCCCGACTATTCGTATCGGTTGAACAACGCGGTGGCCTACACGACGCCGCTCATCGGTGGTTTCAGTGCCAAGGTGCTGCAGAGCTTTGGGGAGAACAAGAACCTGCCGACCGTTGGCAATAAATCCACCGACGCCGAGGCCGTGGCGCTGAAGTACGTCGACGGGCCGTTCACCGTCGGGTACGCCTACCAGCAGGAGAAGCAGGCCAACGGCGACGCCAACAAATACCAGTTGTTCGGTGCGCTCTACGACTTCGGTTTCGCCAAACTCATGGCCAGCTACAACCCGGCGAGGAACGACATGACGAAGGACAAGGAATACCAGATCGGCGCCATCGTCCCATTCGGGCCGGCCTATGCTGTATCGCTCGGCTATACCCACTCGAAGAGCAAGGCGGGGGCCTTGACCAGCGTCGGCAAAGGCTTTGCCGTGATCGGCTCCTACGACATCTCGAAGAGGACGCGCCTCTATGCGGCCATGGTGGATGCCAGCACCCATCCCAACAATGTCGTGGCCGAAACCGTGACCACCAAGTACGGTGTCGGCATCCGGCATGCGTTCTGATCACTGACGACGAGCCCGCCCGTCTGGACGTGGCGGGCGAGCAAGCGAACAACTTTGCTCCCGACGTAGCGGAAAATTGTATAATACGTGGTTTCGCAGCGTTCGGCTGGCCCCGCGGCGAAATTTTACTTCCCACCTAAGAGGTTTCCTTCAGAGAAACACCGACCGTGGAAAAGGGCTGCCAGGACGCCAATCTCTATAGATTGGCCAAACCACTTCTTTCAAAGAGAAACTCATGACCAAGACCTTCAGCGCCAAACCCGCTGACGTGGTGCACGAGTGGTTTGTGATTGACGCGACCGACAAGGTCCTCGGACGAGTAGCCAGCGAAGTTGCTCTCCGTTTGCGCGGCAAACACAAGGCCATTTACACGCCTCACGTCGATACCGGTGACTTCATCGTCATCATCAACGCAGCCCAGTTGCGTGTCACCGGCGCCAAGCCGCTCGACAAGATTTACTACCGTCACTCCGGTTACCCAGGCGGCATCACGGCCACCAACTTCCGTGACATGCAAGCCAAGCACCCAGGCCGCGCCCTGGAAAAGGCCGTCAAGGGCATGCTGCCCAAGGGCCCGCTGGGTTACGCCATGATCAAGAAGCTCAAGGTCTACGGCGGTGCCGAGCATCCGCACACCGCCCAACAGCCTAAAGTGCTGGAACTCTAAGGAGCATTCTGATGATTGGTGAATGGAACAATGGCACCGGCCGTCGCAAATCGAGCGTCGCCCGCGTGTTCATCAAAAAAGGTACCGGCAAGATCACGGTCAACGGCAAGGACATCCAGAATTTCTTTGGCCGCGAAACCTCGATCATGATTGCCAAGCAGCCCCTGGTGCTGACCAACCATGTCGAAACCTTCGACATCCAGGTCAACGTGCACGGTGGTGGTGAGTCCGGCCAGGCCGGCGCAACGCGCCACGGCATCACCCGTGCGCTGATCGACTACGACGCGACCCTGAAGCCGGCGCTGAGCCAGGCTGGTTTCGTCACACGTGATGCACGTGAGGTCGAACGTAAGAAGGTCGGTCTGCACTCTGCACGCCGCCGCAAGCAGTTCTCCAAGCGTTAAGCTTCGGGAATGTTGCAAAAACCGCCTCCGGGCGGTTTTTGCATTCCAGGCTTTGCAGCGCACTGCAAAGACCGCACTTGCAGCAACGACAAATCTAAAGCCCCAAGCTTTGCTCGACTAATTGCAGTAGCATCAACCTATTAACGGAGTACCCACCATGAGCGCAGTTGCCGAAAACATCCAGACCGAAATGCCCGCACCGATCGTCTTCACCGACAGCGCTGCCGCCAAGGTGGCCGACCTGATCGCCGAGGAAGGCAACAACGACCTGAAGCTGCGCGTGTTCGTGCAGGGCGGTGGCTGCTCCGGCTTCCAGTACGGCTTCACCTTCGACGAGATTACCAATGAAGACGACACCACCATGACCAAGAACGGTGTGTCCCTGCTGATCGACGCCATGAGCTACCAGTACCTGGTCGGCGCCGAAATCGACTACAAGGAAGATCTGCAAGGTGCGCAGTTCGTGATCAAGAACCCGAACGCCACCAGCACCTGCGGTTGCGGCTCCAGCTTCTCCGCCTGATTGGAACCCTCGGCTCCCAGCCGAAAGCCGCCCACGGGCGGCTTTTTCTTTGCCTGATTTCAGCCGCTGAACGCTAAATTGCCCATGCAAGACGAAAAATCGAACAAATTGTTGTTGTGGCTCGTGGCCATCGGCTTCTTCATGCAGACGCTGGACGCGACCATCGTTAACACCGCGCTGCCCGCCATGGCCAAGAGCCTCGGCGAAAGCCCGCTGCGCATGCAGTCGGTGCTGGTGGCGTATTCGCTGACCATGGCCATGCTGATTCCGGCTTCGGGCTGGATGGCCGACCGCTTCGGTACGCAAAAGCTCTTCGTCGCCGCCATCGGCCTGTTCACGCTGGGCTCCTTGTGCTGCGCCATGTCGCACAGCCTGCCGCAGCTCGTGGCTTCGCGGGTCTTGCAGGGCATGGGTGGCGCGATGTTGCTGCCGGTCGGTCGGCTCGCGGTTCTGCGTGCATTTCCCAAGGATCAATTCCTGCAGGCCATGAGCTTCGTGGCCATTCCAGGGTTGATCGGTCCGTTGATCGGCCCGACCCTCGGCGGCTGGCTGGTGGAGTACGCCACCTGGCACTGGATCTTCCTGATCAACCTGCCGGTGGGCCTGG of the Rhodoferax koreense genome contains:
- a CDS encoding porin, whose translation is MKSRLAALGFYVACGMASAQTLTLYGIADLWMGTSQVKTGASGTRQNVVDTSGISGSRFGVRGVEDLGGGLLASFVLENGFDLSTGVPGQGGLLFGRQAYVGLQGSWGSVQAGRLYSPYDELFINFRQNYSAFTFESDSLTANNGIPDYSYRLNNAVAYTTPLIGGFSAKVLQSFGENKNLPTVGNKSTDAEAVALKYVDGPFTVGYAYQQEKQANGDANKYQLFGALYDFGFAKLMASYNPARNDMTKDKEYQIGAIVPFGPAYAVSLGYTHSKSKAGALTSVGKGFAVIGSYDISKRTRLYAAMVDASTHPNNVVAETVTTKYGVGIRHAF
- the erpA gene encoding iron-sulfur cluster insertion protein ErpA; its protein translation is MSAVAENIQTEMPAPIVFTDSAAAKVADLIAEEGNNDLKLRVFVQGGGCSGFQYGFTFDEITNEDDTTMTKNGVSLLIDAMSYQYLVGAEIDYKEDLQGAQFVIKNPNATSTCGCGSSFSA
- the rplM gene encoding 50S ribosomal protein L13, with protein sequence MTKTFSAKPADVVHEWFVIDATDKVLGRVASEVALRLRGKHKAIYTPHVDTGDFIVIINAAQLRVTGAKPLDKIYYRHSGYPGGITATNFRDMQAKHPGRALEKAVKGMLPKGPLGYAMIKKLKVYGGAEHPHTAQQPKVLEL
- the rpsI gene encoding 30S ribosomal protein S9; protein product: MIGEWNNGTGRRKSSVARVFIKKGTGKITVNGKDIQNFFGRETSIMIAKQPLVLTNHVETFDIQVNVHGGGESGQAGATRHGITRALIDYDATLKPALSQAGFVTRDAREVERKKVGLHSARRRKQFSKR